The sequence AGTTATCTGCTGTCGAAACATTAGGCTGCGCTTCGGTTATTTGCTCAGATAAAACTGGGACAATGACACAGAATAAAATGACTGTAAAAGAAGTCTTTATTAATGGAAAGCATTTATATGTGACAGGAGACGGGTATGAATTAGATGGCGATTATTTTTTAGATAAACAAAAAGTCGATCATCGTTATCCAAACTTAGAATCGATGTTGTTATATGGCATGCTATGCAATCATGCTTCTATTGTTGTAAAAAAGGGCAAACATGCAATAGAAGGAAATCCAACTGATGGCGCTTTGCTGATAGCAGCAAGAAAATTTGGACTGACCATAGTCGATGTAGAACCATATAAAGTAATTAAAGAATTTCCGTTTGATTCGGTCAGAAAGCGGATGAGTGTCGTCGTAGAAGATGTGAACCAACGTCGTTTTCTAATTACCAAAGGAGCACCAGAAATTTTATTACCACGATCCACCTATGTGATGGATGAACAAGGACGCCAGCTATTAAAGGCAAACCAGCAAAAAATGATCGAGCAAGCAATTAATGGTATGGCTGAAAAAGCACTTCGTACCTTAGCCATTGCGATCAAACCATTAACCAAACAAGATGATTTACAATCAAGTATACTGGAGAAAGATCTAACCTTTATTGGTGTATATGGCATGATCGATCCACCTCGTAAAGAAGTGAAAGGGGCTATTAAAGAATGTAGGAGTGCAGGAATTAAAACCGTAATGATTACAGGGGATCATGCAAAAACTGCACGGGCCATTGCTAAAAACTTAGATCTAATGCCAGAAGATGGACAAGTTTTAGAAGGTTCCCAGATAAATAATATGTCACAACAGGAACTAGAAGATGTAATTGAAAATATATATGTGTTCGCACGGGTTACTCCAGAGCATAAGTTAAGAATCGTTCACGCGTTTCAAGAACAGGGACATGTTGTTGCCATGACTGGAGATGGTGTCAATGATGCACCTGCAATAAAAGCTAGTAATATTGGTGTAAGTATGGGAATTAGTGGAACAGATGTAACGAAAGAAGCATCCTCCCTTATATTAATGGATGATAATTTTGCAACCATTAAAGCTGCGATTGAAGAAGGACGTACCATTTACGAGAATATTAGAAAATTTATTCGTTATTTACTAGCCTCTAATGTTGGAGAAATTCTCGTTATGCTCTTTGCTATGTTACTTTCCCTACCGCTGCCGCTTGTTCCAGTGCAAATTTTATGGGTAAACCTGGTAACAGATGGGCTTCCAGCAATGGCACTTGGAATGGATAAGGCTGAGGGCGAAGTAATGAAAAAACGGCCAAGGAGTTTGCAAGAAGGAGTGTTTGCTCGCGGATTAGGTTATAAAATTATCAGTCGAGGGATTGTGATTGGCATTGTTACGTTGGTTGCTTTTATGGTGACATATCAGGCCAATCCTGATCATCTCACCTATGCTCGAACGGTAGCATTTACCACATTAGTACTTGCCCAATTAATTCATGTGTTTGATTGTCGAAGTGAACAATCTATCTTTTCGCGAAATCCATTTGAAAATATGTATCTTGTATTAGCAGTCCTTTCTTCATTGTTCTTGCTGTTAATCGTTGTTTATTGGCAGCCATTGCAACCAGTCTTCCATACAGTTTCACTTAGCTTAAGAGATTGGATGTTAATCTTCGGCCTAGGTGCTTTACCAACTGTTTTATTTGGTTTTACAAAAAAGTAGATCCGAAAACTACGGGAACGTATCTAACAGTATAATTAGGTACGTTCCTAAATAATGACTAGAAGTTTATACCCACTTTTCCATATAGGTAACTTTTTTGAAAAGTAGTTTTGTCATCTAGCTTAAGCGGTCGAGAGACGAGCCAAACTTCGATCTTCTTCCTACGATAAGTCAACATCGGCTTAAATCTAAAGGAAGACCTAAAAGCGGGCTTGCCGCTCAGGCGTCGGCATCCCCTGTTTTAGAGGCGTGTTTTCTTTATCCCGCATGTAAGGAGCCGTAAAACTACAACTTAGAGAATACGGTGAAGTTTAAATGGGAATAACGGCACCTAAATGCCCGATTGGTTCATCTAACATTTCTTGGGAAAAGCATCTAAGAAATGAAGTTTCACTTTATCCCGTCAGAAGTTCTGCCATTTATACGCCGCTAACCAAGCGCTTCTAGCTTTTGTTCTTTCCGTATTTGTAATCCTTCATTGGTTAATTTGTTTCCTGTATCTGCCTTCTTTGTTTATCCAAACTATTTTATTCGACGACCTATTTATTGCATAACATCTATTTGGCACAACTTTAGGTAGGGTTATATTTACCTTTCTCCATCAGGTTAATAGTTTGCCAAGTCGCTTCTTCTATTGCTGTGATTCGTCTACTTGAACACGAGCTATTTTTACTTTATTTTTCACCTCTTATTTAACCTTCATAACCTAAGTGTAATATATACATTACCAAGTCCACTGTATATTACGAAAATTATACGATCTTAAACTCTGATTTCTTTTTAAACATGTATTTTTAAAGTATCTGTACATCTAGCAGTCCGTTTCTATTTTACGTATGGAAGAGTTAATCCTGTATCATATATATTAAACGCGTATTTCTTTTCAAGTTGAAGAGAAAGAGAGTATAATATCCGTAGATGGAGTGATGATGTTTATGGCAATAAGTATGACAGGCTATGGAAATAAACAAATAGTTACTGAACAAGCAACAATAACTGTTGAAATCAAGACGGTGAATCATCGTTTCCTTGATATCCAGATGAAAATTCCGAATAGGTTATTATTTTTAGAAGAAAAACTTAAAAAGATTATTCAATCATTTTTCCAGCGAGGTAGAGTTGAGGTTTATATTCAAATAGATGGGGATACACTTTTCAGTAAACAGGTTCAAATAAATTGGAGTTTAATCGAGCAATATATGACACAATTACAGGAATTAAAACAACGTTATCAGCTTGCTGGAGATATACCGATTACGGTCATTTCAGCATTTCCAGATGTATTCTCCATTCAAGAGGTAGAAGAATATTCGGATGAATTAATATCTACATTGTTAGCAGGACTTACGGATGTTTGCAAGCAGGTTTATGCAATGAGAAGAGTTGAAGGACAGGCATTGCAAACCGATTTACAAGAACGAAGTGAAACATTGCAACAGCTCGTTGATGCAATTAAAAGTTTACGACCAATGGTCATGAAAGAGTATCGAGAACGAATCAAACATCGATTAGAGCTGCATTTAAACCAAGAGTTAAGTAAAGATGATTCTCGCATCTATCAAGAAATTGTTCTTCTTGCTGAAAAAGGAGACATATCGGAAGAGATAACAAGAATAAACAGCCATATTCAACAATTTAAACAGACGTTAGAATTGGATGGACCGATTGGCCGAAAACTGAATTTTATTACACAAGAATTGCTCCGTGAAGTAAATACAATTGGATCGAAATCAGTTAATAGCTTGATCAGTGAACATACGATTACATTAAAAAGTGAAATAGAGAAAATAAAAGAACAGGTGCAAAACATGGAATAATAGTTGAGTTTTCCCCCATTTTTTACGTATAATGACACTATAGGTTGTATAATGGGATCAACTCTCTGTATAATCTTTCATATTGACGTATTTATTAAATAATAGTACAAGGATTAAAATAAACGAATTACATAGTATCAATTTAGCTTTAAGTATGTATTCAAATGGAGGTTAAGGGGACTTTAAGTCTGCTAAAATTTCTACATCCTTAAAAATTTGCAATGTATTCCCGCCCGAAGCTTTCCTAGTCTTGTTATAGCACTGACATTAACACGTCCAGTGTGTTGAAGTTCGGAAAGGCGAGGTTTCAAGAAGTAGAGTGTGTGTATTTAAAAACATGATCTACATGAGACAATCCTGCGAAAAAATTCCGTTTTACTCGGCTTTTGAATCTCTTCTTAAATAATTGCACTGCAATGGTAAAATTAATCTTTTGGTCTTTATTTTTATGATACAGTCTTTAAAGTTTATAATTGGAATGCAACATGGATACGACGAGCTTCAACGAATTGTTTGTTAAAATAAAATAGAGAAAAAAGAAGTATACGGAGGGTTTATGTTGAGTTTACGTTTAATTAATATTGGTTTTGGAAATGTTGTTTCTGCGAACAGAGTTATTTCGATTGTATCGCCAGAATCAGCGCCGATCAAACGGATTATTAGTGTAGCTAGGGACAACAATAAATTAGTAGATGCAACTTATGGAAGAAGAACCAGAGCAGTTATTATAACAGATAGTGACCATGTTATATTGTCTGCGGTACAACCTGAAACAGTAGGTCAACGTGTGCTAAGTCATGAAGAAATAACGGATGATAATTAGGAGGAAACAATTTGATCGAAGAAAAAGGTATTCTTTTTGTTCTATCCGGACCTTCTGGGGTTGGAAAAGGAACAGTTCGCAAAGCGTTGTTTAGCCAAAAAACAGATTTGAAATATTCTATTTCCATGACAACGCGTGAGAAGCGTCCAGGGGAACAAGAGGGAGTGGATTATTTTTTTAAATCCAAAGATGATTTCGAAACATTGATTGAACAAAAACAGTTATTAGAATATGCAAAATATGTTAATAATTATTATGGTACACCTCGCGATTACGTAGAAAAAACACTTGCTGCTGGTCACGATGTTTTTCTTGAAATTGAAGTCCAAGGTGCTTTACAGGTTCGTGAGAATTTTCCAGAAGGTGTATTCATTTTTCTATTCCCTCCGAGCTTAGAAGAACTGAAAAACCGGATTCTTCATCGTGGAACGGAAACTCAGGAGCTTGTGTTAAACAGACTAAAAGAGGCAAGAAAAGAGATCGAGATGATGGATGCTTATGATTATGTCGTTGTAAATGATGATGTTGATCTTGCGGTTTCTAAGATTCATGCGATTATTCAAAGTGAACATTTAAGACGTGAGCGAATTGCCAAACAATATAAACGGTTATTGGAGGATGAATTGTAATGCTGGAACCATCTATTGATTCACTGCTAAGTAAAATTAATTCAAAGTATACCCTTGTTATTTTATCGGCCAAACGGGCTAGGCAAATGAGTGAAACGAAAAAGGTGTTAGTTGAACATCCTAAATCCCACCAATATGTTGGGATGGCTCTTGAAGAAATTGAAGCAGGAAAATTATTTATCCAAGAGTAAAACTAAGAAAACCGATCATTTATCCCGCATGTAAGGTGCCGTAAGATAGAACATAGGGAAAACGAAAAGTTTAATTGTAGAAACGGCACCTAAATGCCCGATTCGTTTAGCTAACATTCAAGGAGAAAAACACTCCTTGAATGAAGATTCATCTTATCCCGCATGTAAGGTGCCGTAAGATAGAACATAGGGAAAACGAAAAGGTTAATTGTAGAAACGGCACCTAAATGCCCGATTCGTTTAGCTAACATTCAAGGAGAAAAACACTCCTTGAATGAAGTTTCACCTTATCCCGCATGTAAGGTGCCGTAAGATAGAACATAGGGAAAACGAAAAGTTTAGTTGTAGGAACGGCACCTAAATGCCCGATTCATTCAAGGACTTTATGTCATATCCTTACGTTACTATTAATCAGTGGAGGAATAAAAGAACCCCCTCGCTGATTGAAGATTTACTTTAACTTCATTGATAGAGATATGGAACGAACTGCATGTTTTAGTTTGACAATAAATTCCCTCGCGATACAAGCTGCGAGGGAATTTTCTTCAAGATCAGCTTTTTACGCTTTTGAACTAACAAGCATAACCGTTTCTTATTACCATTATTTCTGCACATAATTAGCTGTTTTAACAATAGAAAGGGGAACTTAGCAATGATTACTTCTAAGAATATAGTCGTAGGTGTGTCGGGAGGAATAGCTGCTTATAAAGCTTGTACACTTACTAGTAAGCTGACACAAAAAGGTGCTAACGTCAAGGTGGTTATGACGGAAAACGCTACAAAATTCGTTTCACCTTTAACTTTTCAAGCTCTTTCCCGTAATCCAGTATATACGGATACGTTTGATGAAAAAGACCCTGCTAAAATCGCTCATATTGATGTCGCTGATTGGGCAGATATTGTTATTCTTGCTCCAGCAACAGCTAATTTAATTGGTAAGCTTGCTAATGGCATTGCCGATGACATGTTAACAACATTACTTCTTGCTACACAAGCAGAAGTATATATTGCTCCAGCAATGAATGTCCATATGTACGCTCACCCGGCTGTTATCCAAAACATGCAAACTTTAGAAGAATGGGGCTATCACTTTATTGAGCCCGGTGATGGTTATTTAGCTTGTGGGTACGTCGGAAAAGGAAGACTAGAGGAGCCTGCCTCGATTATTGAAGCAGTCGAAGCACATCAAACAGATGAGAAGCACTTGTTTTTACAAGGCAAGCAAGTGCTTATTTCTGCTGGTCCAACTAGAGAAAAAATAGATCCAGTGCGCTTTTTTACGAACCACTCGTCAGGAAAAATGGGGTTTGCCCTGGCAGAAGCAGCCGCTGAAGCGGGAGCATCTGTCACCTTAGTAACTGGTCCTACTTCATTAGCAGCTAAACATCCAAACATCCAAACAATTCACATTACTACTGCTGATGAAATGTATCAAGAAATGCATAAACATTTAGCTTCTAGTGATATTGTTATTAAAGCAGCGGCAGTTGCAGATTACCGCCCAGCGGTTACGTATGAGCATAAGATGAAAAAGCAAGATGGCCCATTACAGATTAAAATGGAGCGAACAAAAGATATATTAAAGTCACTTGGTGAACAGAAGTCAGGACAGTTTCTTGTTGGCTTTGCCGCAGAAACAGAAAAACCATTTGAAAATGGACATAAAAAATTAAAAAGTAAACATCTAGATGCAATTGTCATTAATAATATTGCTTCTAAGGGGGCAGGCTTTGCCAAAGATACGAACGAAGTGACGTATATAAACAAATATGGAAAAACAGAACATTTGGCATTAGCAACCAAACAAGAAATTGCCAGACAAATTGTTAAATTAATTCATCAGGATATGGAGGATCCGGAACAGTGAATATTGCAAAAGTGATTGTTGATGTTCCTGCAAGTGCTATAGACCAAACCTTTGATTATCTTGTACCAGAGAAATTTAAAGATATTGCTTCGGTTGGAATGCGTGTCATTGTTCCATTCGGTCCAAGAAAAGTGATGGGATTTATTGTTGGAGAGAGAGAATCATCAATGATTTCAAAGCTAAAGCCACTTCATGACATACTTGATCTTCAGCCTGTATTAACAAAAGAATTATTAACGTTAGGGAAATGGTTGGCCGAGCAAACAATTAGTTTACAAATAACAACATTTCAAGCAATGCTCCCACAAGTTTTAAAGGCAACCTATAAAAAAGAACTTGTCCGTATGGCGGAGTCACCGCTTTCTGATGAACTAGAAACTTTTTTTGCTGGTCGAGATGTGGTCGCATATGAAGAATTCATGGCGTCCAGCATTCCTTATCTTCGCCTATCAGAAGCCGTGCAAGATGGCGATGTAGCAATTGAATATATCGTCAAGTCTCGGATTACCAAAAAATATCAAACGATGATTAAACCAAAAAAAGAACTACATGAACTAGAGGAAGTCCATCTGGATTTAGCTAAAAACGCAAAAAAGCAAAAGCAAATGCTGTCATTTTTTATCCAATATCCAGAACCAATTGAAAAGCAAAGATTGTTACGTCAATTAAAAACTACGGATCATACGATTCATGCACTAAAGAAAAAAGGATGCTTGGAAAGTTATCAAATCGAGGTTTACAGAGATCCTTATCAAGATAGGGAGTTCCCCGCCACAGAAGCTTTACCATTAACGAACCAGCAAGCAGCAGCGATAAAGCCAATGAAAGAAAAAGTGAAGAACGGGGAGCATGATGTATTTTTATTACATGGTATTACCGGGAGTGGTAAAACGGAAATCTATCTCCAAGTGATTCAAGATGTGATTGCTAAAGGAAAAGAAGCGATTATGTTAGTTCCGGAAATTTCTTTAACACCACAGATGGTGAAACGCTTTAAGGGTAGATTCGGTTCTAATGTTGCTGTCATGCATAGTGCTTTATCGGCAGGAGAAAAGTATGATGAATGGCGTAGAATCTACCGGAAAGAAGTGCAGGTAGTGGTTGGTGCAAGGTCAGCCATTTTTGCACCATTTGAAAACATAGGGGTGATCATTATTGATGAAGAACATGAGTCTACGTATAAGCAAGAGGATCATCCCCGTTATCACGCTAGAGACGTAGCAATTTATCGTGGAAAAGCCCACCAATGTCCGGTGATCTTAGGCAGTGCTACACCAATGCTTGAATCATATGCCAGAGCGAGAAAAGGAGTTTATCAGCTAGTAACATTAAACGAGCGGACAAATAAAAAAGAATTGCCGCCAGTTGAAATTATCGATATGCGAAAAGAGTTGCATGCAGGTAATCGTACCATGTTTTCCAGAGCTTTAAAACAGGCGATCGAACAATGCTTGCAAAAAGGAGAACAGATGGTTTTATTATTAAATCGCAGAGGGTATTCAACATTTGTTATGTGCCGAGAGTGCGGTCATGTAAAAGAGTGCCCCCATTGTGATATTGCCTTGACATTTCACAAACGTCATCATAAATTAAAATGTCACTATTGTTCCTATGAAGAACCGATGCCTGTACAGTGTCCTGAATGTCAGAGTGATAGCATCCGATACTTTGGTACTGGTACACAGCGGGTGGAAGAGGCACTGGCCCAATTAATCCCGGAGGCAAGGGTTATCCGAATGGATGTAGACACAACTCGGAGAAAAGGATCTCATGAAAAATTGTTAACTCAATTTGCCAATAAGCAAGCCGATATTTTATTAGGTACACAAATGATTGCAAAAGGTTTAGATTTTGAGAATGTCACATTAGTTGGTGTGTTGACTGCTGATTCCATGCTGCACTTACCAGATTTTCGTTCATCGGAAAAAACGTTTCAAATTCTTACTCAAGTGAGTGGCCGGGCTGGGCGGCATGAACTAGCCGGTAGAGTTATTGTTCAAGCCTATACACCAGAGCATTATAGTATTGAACTTGCAAGTCACTATGATTATACAGCTTTTTATCAAAAGGAAATGATCATGCGGAAGAATTTTCAATATCCTCCGTATTTCTTTTTAGCCTTAATAACGATTACTCATCCAAATCAAGTAAAGGTTATACAGATTACCCAGCAAATAGTAAATATGCTTGCGAAAGCAGTAAAACGGGAAACCATTATTTTAGGACCGACTCCATCACCTATACCGCGAATAAAAGATAGATATCGTTATCAATGCATGATAAAATACAGGAATGAACCAGATTTACGCAAATATCTGCATAAAATAGTCGATTATTTTGCGGAGCAAATACGAAAAGATGGTGTATTTATTTCCATTGATTTGCAACCATATCATTTAATGTAAAAACATAGAAAGTGGGTATTTTTGATGAAACGAATTGTCTTTATGGGTACGCCAAATTTTGCTGTACCTATTTTACGCACATTATTAGATTCTCCTTATGAGGTAGTACTGGTGGTTACTCAACCTGATCGACCAAAAGGGCGAAAAAAAAATATCTCACCTACACCGGTGAAAAAAGTAGCTTTAGAGCATCATATTCCTGTGTTTCAACCTGAAAAACTGAAGGATGAGTATAAAAAAGTGCTCGTTTATGAACCTGATTTAATTGTAACCGCAGCATATGGTCAGATTTTACCTAAAGAATTATTGACAGCCCCGGCTTATGGATGTATTAATGTTCATGCATCATTATTACCAGAGTTACGTGGTGGAGCGCCAATTCATTATGCAATTATGCAAGGAAAGTCAGAAACTGGGGTTACCATTATGTATATGGTGGAAAGACTAGATGCTGGAGCTATGCTTACCCAGAGTAAAGTAACGATTGAAGGTAATGATCATGTTGGAAGCCTACATGATAAGTTAGCTGAAGCAGGTTCACAGTTGTTAAAGGAAACATTGCCGAAATTATTTGCTAATGAGCTTACAGCTATGGAACAGGATGAAAACCAAGCAACATTTGCCCGCAATATTACGCGTGAACAAGAAAAACTCGATTGGAGTCAATCGAGTAAAGACATCTATAATCATGTCCGTGGACTTCATCCTTGGCCAGTTGCTTATACGCTATTTCATGGCAAACCACTAAAAATATGGTGGGGAGAGCCGGTAGAACGAATCTTTCCTAATGCACAGCCAGGAGAAATCGTAGATAAGCCTGGAAATGAATCCTTTATTGTTGCATGCGGGGATCAAAAAGGTTTTCGGGTTATCGAGATGCAGCTAGCTGGAAAAAAACGAATGCATGTAAAAGACTATTTGCGAGGAAATCCAGATGAAGTAAAACTAGGACAAATAATGGGTGAGTAATTTAGATGGAAAATAAATCACTGCGAAATACAATATTAGATACATTAATGCGAATTGAAAATGATCAGGGTTATAGCCACTTATTAATTGATCATGCTTTGAAAACGGGCACTCTTAAGAAACAAGATGAAGGATTATTTACCGAAATTGTGTATGGAACGATTCAACGTAAATTAACATTGGATTATTATTTAACACCATTTATAAAAAATCAAAAGAAGCTTGATTCATGGGTTAAATCATTATTAAGAATGTCTTTGTATCAAATGATTTATTTAGACAGGATTCCTGATCATGCGGTCATTCATGAAGCTGTAGAAATTGCCAAGTTGCATGGACATAAAGGGATCGCTTCATTTGTCAATGGGGTATTGCGTGCTGTTCAACGGAAGGGAGTACCTGCTTTATCGGCTATAGCTGATGATGCGAAACGGATTTCCATTGCTACGAGTCATCCCAGATGGCTTGTAGACCGATGGATAAACCAATATGGGAAAGAAATCACGGAAGAAATGTGTCAAGCAAATCTAGACCATAAGATTTTGTCTATTCGCATCCAACCTTTGAAAATCAGTCGTGATGTTGCCATAAAGCAATTAGAACAAGAAGGGTTTATTGTTCGTCCATCTATGTTTTCCCCACAGGGTATCATTATTGAAACAGG is a genomic window of Virgibacillus proomii containing:
- the priA gene encoding primosomal protein N', producing the protein MNIAKVIVDVPASAIDQTFDYLVPEKFKDIASVGMRVIVPFGPRKVMGFIVGERESSMISKLKPLHDILDLQPVLTKELLTLGKWLAEQTISLQITTFQAMLPQVLKATYKKELVRMAESPLSDELETFFAGRDVVAYEEFMASSIPYLRLSEAVQDGDVAIEYIVKSRITKKYQTMIKPKKELHELEEVHLDLAKNAKKQKQMLSFFIQYPEPIEKQRLLRQLKTTDHTIHALKKKGCLESYQIEVYRDPYQDREFPATEALPLTNQQAAAIKPMKEKVKNGEHDVFLLHGITGSGKTEIYLQVIQDVIAKGKEAIMLVPEISLTPQMVKRFKGRFGSNVAVMHSALSAGEKYDEWRRIYRKEVQVVVGARSAIFAPFENIGVIIIDEEHESTYKQEDHPRYHARDVAIYRGKAHQCPVILGSATPMLESYARARKGVYQLVTLNERTNKKELPPVEIIDMRKELHAGNRTMFSRALKQAIEQCLQKGEQMVLLLNRRGYSTFVMCRECGHVKECPHCDIALTFHKRHHKLKCHYCSYEEPMPVQCPECQSDSIRYFGTGTQRVEEALAQLIPEARVIRMDVDTTRRKGSHEKLLTQFANKQADILLGTQMIAKGLDFENVTLVGVLTADSMLHLPDFRSSEKTFQILTQVSGRAGRHELAGRVIVQAYTPEHYSIELASHYDYTAFYQKEMIMRKNFQYPPYFFLALITITHPNQVKVIQITQQIVNMLAKAVKRETIILGPTPSPIPRIKDRYRYQCMIKYRNEPDLRKYLHKIVDYFAEQIRKDGVFISIDLQPYHLM
- the gmk gene encoding guanylate kinase, with amino-acid sequence MIEEKGILFVLSGPSGVGKGTVRKALFSQKTDLKYSISMTTREKRPGEQEGVDYFFKSKDDFETLIEQKQLLEYAKYVNNYYGTPRDYVEKTLAAGHDVFLEIEVQGALQVRENFPEGVFIFLFPPSLEELKNRILHRGTETQELVLNRLKEARKEIEMMDAYDYVVVNDDVDLAVSKIHAIIQSEHLRRERIAKQYKRLLEDEL
- the remA gene encoding extracellular matrix/biofilm regulator RemA, whose protein sequence is MSLRLINIGFGNVVSANRVISIVSPESAPIKRIISVARDNNKLVDATYGRRTRAVIITDSDHVILSAVQPETVGQRVLSHEEITDDN
- a CDS encoding cation-translocating P-type ATPase, which codes for MNWYQLDVKDVEKKLHVTVNRGLTDKQVEKRQKQYGENALEAQKKVPKWLIFLKQFQDFMVLVLLAATLVAGLLGEYIDAIAIMVIVLVNGFIGFFQEQKAEKSLDKLKELSAPMAYVLRNKKWERIPSKDVVVGDVVRITSGDRIPADIRIVKSDSLETEESALTGESLPVMKHAAAIHRDHLDAQDQINMGFMSTLVTRGSGIGIVVGTGMQTVMGQIASLMANTKKVMTPLERKLAELGKILIVVALLLTALVVVLGVVQGQPLYTMFLAGVSLAVAAIPEGLPAIVTVALSLGVQRMIRKKAIVRKLSAVETLGCASVICSDKTGTMTQNKMTVKEVFINGKHLYVTGDGYELDGDYFLDKQKVDHRYPNLESMLLYGMLCNHASIVVKKGKHAIEGNPTDGALLIAARKFGLTIVDVEPYKVIKEFPFDSVRKRMSVVVEDVNQRRFLITKGAPEILLPRSTYVMDEQGRQLLKANQQKMIEQAINGMAEKALRTLAIAIKPLTKQDDLQSSILEKDLTFIGVYGMIDPPRKEVKGAIKECRSAGIKTVMITGDHAKTARAIAKNLDLMPEDGQVLEGSQINNMSQQELEDVIENIYVFARVTPEHKLRIVHAFQEQGHVVAMTGDGVNDAPAIKASNIGVSMGISGTDVTKEASSLILMDDNFATIKAAIEEGRTIYENIRKFIRYLLASNVGEILVMLFAMLLSLPLPLVPVQILWVNLVTDGLPAMALGMDKAEGEVMKKRPRSLQEGVFARGLGYKIISRGIVIGIVTLVAFMVTYQANPDHLTYARTVAFTTLVLAQLIHVFDCRSEQSIFSRNPFENMYLVLAVLSSLFLLLIVVYWQPLQPVFHTVSLSLRDWMLIFGLGALPTVLFGFTKK
- the coaBC gene encoding bifunctional phosphopantothenoylcysteine decarboxylase/phosphopantothenate--cysteine ligase CoaBC produces the protein MITSKNIVVGVSGGIAAYKACTLTSKLTQKGANVKVVMTENATKFVSPLTFQALSRNPVYTDTFDEKDPAKIAHIDVADWADIVILAPATANLIGKLANGIADDMLTTLLLATQAEVYIAPAMNVHMYAHPAVIQNMQTLEEWGYHFIEPGDGYLACGYVGKGRLEEPASIIEAVEAHQTDEKHLFLQGKQVLISAGPTREKIDPVRFFTNHSSGKMGFALAEAAAEAGASVTLVTGPTSLAAKHPNIQTIHITTADEMYQEMHKHLASSDIVIKAAAVADYRPAVTYEHKMKKQDGPLQIKMERTKDILKSLGEQKSGQFLVGFAAETEKPFENGHKKLKSKHLDAIVINNIASKGAGFAKDTNEVTYINKYGKTEHLALATKQEIARQIVKLIHQDMEDPEQ
- the fmt gene encoding methionyl-tRNA formyltransferase translates to MKRIVFMGTPNFAVPILRTLLDSPYEVVLVVTQPDRPKGRKKNISPTPVKKVALEHHIPVFQPEKLKDEYKKVLVYEPDLIVTAAYGQILPKELLTAPAYGCINVHASLLPELRGGAPIHYAIMQGKSETGVTIMYMVERLDAGAMLTQSKVTIEGNDHVGSLHDKLAEAGSQLLKETLPKLFANELTAMEQDENQATFARNITREQEKLDWSQSSKDIYNHVRGLHPWPVAYTLFHGKPLKIWWGEPVERIFPNAQPGEIVDKPGNESFIVACGDQKGFRVIEMQLAGKKRMHVKDYLRGNPDEVKLGQIMGE
- a CDS encoding YicC/YloC family endoribonuclease, with amino-acid sequence MAISMTGYGNKQIVTEQATITVEIKTVNHRFLDIQMKIPNRLLFLEEKLKKIIQSFFQRGRVEVYIQIDGDTLFSKQVQINWSLIEQYMTQLQELKQRYQLAGDIPITVISAFPDVFSIQEVEEYSDELISTLLAGLTDVCKQVYAMRRVEGQALQTDLQERSETLQQLVDAIKSLRPMVMKEYRERIKHRLELHLNQELSKDDSRIYQEIVLLAEKGDISEEITRINSHIQQFKQTLELDGPIGRKLNFITQELLREVNTIGSKSVNSLISEHTITLKSEIEKIKEQVQNME
- the rpoZ gene encoding DNA-directed RNA polymerase subunit omega, which codes for MLEPSIDSLLSKINSKYTLVILSAKRARQMSETKKVLVEHPKSHQYVGMALEEIEAGKLFIQE